The region GAGCGGTTTACCTCCTTCGAAGACGTTCTGCCGAACAACCGGGCCGTGGCGCTGCGGGTGCCCCGGGACATGGCCCGACTGGGCATCAAGCCTTACACCACCGCCACCGCGATGGACGCCGGATGGATCTGGACCATCCCGCTCTATGGGCGGGTCGGCACCGGTTACGTGTACTCCGACCAATTCTGCTCCCCCGAAGAAGCGGAGCGGACGCTGCGCCGTTTCGCGGCTCCGGACCAGGAAGACCTGGAAGCCAACCACATCCGGATGCGCGTGGGCCGCAACGAACGGTCCTGGGTGAACAACTGCGTGGCGATCGGCCTGTCCAGCGCGTTCGTCGAACCGTTGGAGTCCACGGGAATATTCTTCATCCAGCACGGCATCGAGCAACTGGTCAAGAACTTTCCCGACGCCGACTGGGATCCGCGCTTGCGGGACAACTACAACACCAGGATCAACCGCGCGATCGAGGGCGTGAAGGAATTCCTGGTGCTGCACTACCGCGCCGCGAAACGGGACGACACGGCGTACTGGAAGGAAGCCAAGATTCGGAAAGTGCCGCCCGGGCTCGAAGAGCGGCTCGACATGGCCATGACGCGGCTGCCCAGCGAGGAGAACATTTACCAGCATTACCACGGATTCGACATGGATTCCTGGAACACGATGCTGCTCGGCCTCGGCTGGGAACCCGGCCGCCCCAAGCCCGCGCTCGCGCACATCGACCCGATGCAGGCCCAGGCACAGTTCGGTCGGCTGCGCGCCGAGGCCAAGGAACTCGTCGCCACCCTGCCCAGCGCTTACGAGTACCTGCACTCCATCAACTGACGGTCCCGGCCCGGCTCTCCAGATCGTGGGCGGAGACCGGGACGCCGCCCGCGGCTTCCGCACGCCCGCCCGGAAGGCGACACCATCATGGTCGACGTACCGATCCAGCCATCCGCGCCCACGGTGCGGAGTCTTCCGCCCCACCCCGCGGCCGTGGCGGTGGACGACTACCGCAGCTTAATGAGCGCCTTTCCCACCGGCGTCGCGGTGATCACGACGGTCGACGACGAAGGGAAACCGCACGGCCTGACGTGTACCTCGCTGTCGAGCGTGACCCTGGCCCCGCCGACCTTGCTCGTCTGCCTGCACCAGCACAGCGGCACACTCGGCGCGCTTGGTGCCCGGGGTGGTTTCGCGGTGAACCTGCTGCACGCCCGGGCTCGGCACGTCGCCGAGATCTTCTCCTCGGGAGTGGACGACCGCTTTGGGAAGGTGGCGTGGTGCGCGGCTCCCCGGACCGGGGCTCCGAAGCTCGTCACGGACGCCTTCGCGATCGCCGAGTGCACGGTGACCGGAACCCACATGGTCGGTGATCACGCCGTCGTGCTCGGCGTGGTGGTCGGGGTCGCGCACGTGGCCGACGTTCCGCTGCTCTACGGCATGCGCCGGTTTGACTCGTGGAGCCACCCGTCTTCGCACGGCTGATCGGGAGCGGTTCGATCTCGTCGTCTTTCCGGGCGATCATTTCTCCTAGTTCGACCGGGATCTTCCCATCGTGGACACAATTGCCTGCAAGCCCGTCAGCTGGCGACTTCATTGCGGGCGGGCATCGGGCGACACCGAAGGGCTTGTGATGGAGCCGAAGCAAGACGACGTGGCGGACCGCGGAAAGCTGGTTCAGCTCGCGTGCGGACACATGGCGGCGCAGGCGGTCGCGGCCGGTGTGCGCTTGGGCCTGGTGGACTTGATCGGTGACAGCCAG is a window of Saccharopolyspora phatthalungensis DNA encoding:
- a CDS encoding tryptophan halogenase family protein, producing the protein MVRSVVIVGGGTAGWMSAAYLKTTFGDRVSVTVVESDRIPTIGVGEATFATIRLFFEYLGLDEPEWMPECSASYKLAIRFENWREPGHHFYHPFEWFRTANGFNLADWWLQLGDRSTGFDQNCFITTALCEHMRSPRMFDGSTSSSNRDGSPGRPTPLERPSPYYYAYHFDAARLALFLTKFATQRGVRHVVDDVLQVRQDERGWITHVTTREHGDVTGDLFIDCTGFRGMLINQTLGERFTSFEDVLPNNRAVALRVPRDMARLGIKPYTTATAMDAGWIWTIPLYGRVGTGYVYSDQFCSPEEAERTLRRFAAPDQEDLEANHIRMRVGRNERSWVNNCVAIGLSSAFVEPLESTGIFFIQHGIEQLVKNFPDADWDPRLRDNYNTRINRAIEGVKEFLVLHYRAAKRDDTAYWKEAKIRKVPPGLEERLDMAMTRLPSEENIYQHYHGFDMDSWNTMLLGLGWEPGRPKPALAHIDPMQAQAQFGRLRAEAKELVATLPSAYEYLHSIN
- a CDS encoding flavin reductase family protein; translation: MVDVPIQPSAPTVRSLPPHPAAVAVDDYRSLMSAFPTGVAVITTVDDEGKPHGLTCTSLSSVTLAPPTLLVCLHQHSGTLGALGARGGFAVNLLHARARHVAEIFSSGVDDRFGKVAWCAAPRTGAPKLVTDAFAIAECTVTGTHMVGDHAVVLGVVVGVAHVADVPLLYGMRRFDSWSHPSSHG